Proteins co-encoded in one Callospermophilus lateralis isolate mCalLat2 chromosome 2, mCalLat2.hap1, whole genome shotgun sequence genomic window:
- the LOC143391764 gene encoding olfactory receptor 5T3-like gives MEKLSSDMDIYRIQWENITEVTMFVLMGFTDDFNLKVFLFLLFLGIYLFTLIGNLGLVVLVIEDSRLHNPMYYFLSVLSFLDACYSTVVTPKMLVNFLAENKSISFLGCATQMLLFVTLGTTECFLLAAMAYDRYVAIYNPLLYSVNMSPSVYVPLIVASYVGGISHATIHTVATFHLSFCGSNEIRHVFCDIPPLLAISCSDTHTNQLLLFYFVGSIEIVTILIVLVSYGFILLAILKMHSAKGRRKVFSTCGSHLTGVSIYHGTILFSYMRPNSNYDSNHDMIVSIFYTIVIPMLNPIIYSLRNKDVKEAMKKLLREVSL, from the coding sequence ATGGAAAAGTTGTCATCAGATATGGATATTTACAGGATTCAGTGGGAGAACATCACAGAAGTCACCATGTTTGTATTGATGGGCTTCACAGATGATTTTAACCTGAAAGTCTTCCTATTTTTACTATTTCTTGGCATCTACCTTTTTACTTTGATAGGAAATTTGGGACTGGTTGTATTGGTCATTGAGGATTCCCGACTCCACAACCCCATGTACTACTTTCTGAGTGTCTTATCATTCTTGGATGCCTGCTATTCTACAGTTGTCACTCCAAAAATGTTGGTCAATTTTCTGGCAGAAAATAAATCCATTTCCTTTCTGGGGTGTGCCACACAGATGCTTCTCTTTGTTACTTTAGGGACCACGGAATGCTTTCTCTTGGCTGCAATGGCTTATGATCGCTATGTGGCCATCTACAACCCACTTCTGTATTCAGTGAACATGTCACCCAGCGTCTATGTGCCACTCATCGTGGCTTCCTATGTTGGTGGCATTTCCCATGCTACTATACACACAGTGGCCACTTTCCACTTGTCCTTCTGTGGGTCCAATGAAATCAGGCATGTTTTTTGTGATATCCCTCCTCTCCTTGCTATTTCTTGTTCTGATACTCACACCAACCAGCTTCTCCTCTTCTACTTTGTGGGCTCTATTGAGATAGTCACCATCCTGATTGTCCTGGTCTCCTATGGCTTCATCCTGTTGGCCATTCTGAAGATGCATTCTGCCAAAGGGAGGAGGAAAGTGTTCTCTACCTGTGGCTCTCACCTGACTGGAGTGTCCATTTATCATGGGACCATCCTCTTCAGTTATATGAGACCAAATTCCAACTACGATTCAAACCATGACATGATAGTGTCGATATTTTACACCATTGTGATTCCCATGCTGAATCCCATCATCTACAGTTTGAGAAACAAAGATGTAAAAGAGGCAATGAAAAAATTGTTGAGAGAAGTCTCTTTATAA
- the LOC143390465 gene encoding olfactory receptor 5T1-like gives MIPEHYRDKSIRLSSDMDIHKIQLKNITEVTMFVLMGFTDDFNLKVFLFLLFLGIYLFTLVGNLGLVVLVIEDSRLHNPMYYFLSVLSFLDACYSTVVTPKMLVNFLAENKSISFLGCATQMLLFVTFGSTESFLLAAMAYDSYVAIYNPLLYSVNMSPRVYVPLIVASYVGGISHATIHTVATFRLSFCGSNEIRHVFCDIPPLLAISCSDTHTNQLLLFYFVGSIEMVTILIVLVSYGFILLAILKMHSAEGRRKVFSTCGSHLTGVSIYHGTILFMYVRPSSSYALDHDMIVSIFYTIVIPMLNPIIYSLRNKDVKEAMKRLFGKYYFLSKLYLSLNINNLKFPSRHSRIQITD, from the exons GCTGTCATCAGACATGGATATACACAAAATTCAGTTGAAGAATATAACAGAAGTCACCATGTTTGTATTGATGGGCTTTACAGATGATTTTAACCTGAAAGTCTTCTTATTTTTACTATTTCTTGGCATCTACCTTTTTACTTTGGTAGGAAATTTGGGACTGGTTGTATTGGTCATTGAGGATTCCCGACTCCACAACCCCATGTACTACTTTCTGAGTGTCTTATCATTCTTGGATGCCTGCTATTCTACAGTTGTCACTCCAAAAATGTTGGTCAATTTTCTGGCAGAAAATAAATCCATTTCCTTTCTGGGGTGTGCCACACAGATGCTTCTCTTTGTCACATTTGGAAGCACAGAATCCTTTCTCTTGGCTGCCATGGCTTATGATAGCTATGTGGCCATCTACAACCCACTTCTGTATTCAGTGAACATGTCACCCAGGGTCTATGTGCCACTCATCGTGGCTTCCTATGTTGGTGGCATTTCCCATGCTACTATACACACAGTGGCCACTTTCCGCTTGTCCTTCTGTGGATCCAATGAAATCAGACATGTTTTCTGTGATATCCCTCCTCTCCTTGCTATTTCTTGTTCTGATACTCATACCAACCAGCTTCTCCTCTTCTACTTTGTGGGCTCCATTGAGATGGTCACTATCCTGATTGTCCTGGTCTCCTATGGCTTCATCCTGTTGgccattctaaagatgcattctgCTGAGGGGAGGAGGAAAGTGTTCTCTACCTGTGGCTCCCACCTGACTGGAGTGTCCATTTATCATGGGACCATCCTCTTCATGTATGTGAGACCAAGTTCCAGCTATGCCTTGGATCATGACATGATAGTATCAATATTTTACACCATTGTGATTCCCATGCTGAATCCCATTATATACAGCTTGAGAAACAAAGATGTAAAAGAGGCAATGAAAAGATTGTTTGGGAAATATT ACTTTCTTTCCAAATTGTACCTCTCTTTAAATATCAATAATCTAAAATTTCCAAGTAGACATAGTAGGATACAGATAACAGATTAA